The Nocardia higoensis genome has a segment encoding these proteins:
- a CDS encoding HIT family protein translates to MNDCVFCGIVAGTAPATKVYEDQTLVAFLDIRPITRGHTLVVPKRHAAELPDLDPDLGATMFRAGHRLAQAVRRGGLAADGANLVVNDGRAAFQTVDHVHLHVIPRRRGDKLGLVKGLLLRRPHDPESTAAAIRTGLAALEEGTQR, encoded by the coding sequence GTGAACGACTGCGTTTTCTGCGGCATCGTGGCCGGGACCGCGCCTGCCACCAAGGTCTACGAGGACCAGACCTTGGTCGCCTTCCTCGACATCCGGCCCATCACGCGCGGGCACACCCTTGTGGTCCCCAAACGACACGCCGCCGAACTGCCCGATCTCGATCCGGATCTGGGGGCGACGATGTTCCGCGCGGGCCATCGCCTGGCGCAGGCCGTGCGCCGCGGTGGACTGGCCGCCGACGGCGCGAATCTGGTGGTCAACGACGGCCGCGCCGCTTTCCAGACCGTCGATCACGTGCACCTGCACGTGATTCCGCGCCGCCGGGGCGACAAACTCGGCCTCGTCAAAGGACTGCTGCTGCGCAGACCGCACGATCCGGAATCCACCGCCGCCGCGATCCGGACGGGACTGGCAGCACTAGAGGAAGGAACCCAGCGTTGA
- a CDS encoding Re/Si-specific NAD(P)(+) transhydrogenase subunit alpha, with protein sequence METTQNVGDSSPRGARVGVVRETNAGERRVALVPKIIPSLVKQGVEVIVEAGAGHGALIPDEAFVAAGAVIGDPWSADVVVKVAPPGDAEVAKLSKGQTLIGFLAPRNADNQIEALKAAGVQAFAVEAIPRISRAQVMDALSSQANVAGYKAVLLAASESTRFFPMLTTAAGTVKPATVLVLGVGVAGLQALATAKRLGGRTTGYDVRPEVADQVRSVGAQWLDLGIDAAGEGGYARELTEDEKAQQQQALENAIKGFDVVITTALVPGRPAPRLVTAAAVEGMKPGSVIVDLAGETGGNCELTEPGKTVVKHDVTIASPLNLPATMPEHASELYSKNIAALLELMLSDGELAPDFGDQVLADSCVTREVDA encoded by the coding sequence GTGGAGACAACGCAAAACGTGGGAGATTCGTCCCCGCGCGGAGCGCGTGTCGGAGTCGTTCGCGAAACCAACGCGGGCGAACGACGTGTCGCATTGGTGCCCAAGATCATTCCCTCCCTGGTGAAGCAGGGGGTGGAGGTGATCGTGGAGGCCGGCGCCGGACACGGAGCGCTCATTCCGGACGAGGCTTTCGTCGCCGCAGGCGCGGTCATCGGTGACCCGTGGTCGGCCGATGTCGTGGTGAAGGTCGCACCGCCGGGCGACGCCGAGGTGGCGAAACTGTCGAAGGGCCAGACCCTGATCGGCTTCCTCGCCCCGCGCAACGCCGACAATCAGATCGAGGCGCTGAAAGCGGCGGGCGTGCAAGCCTTCGCCGTCGAAGCGATCCCGCGCATCTCGCGCGCGCAGGTGATGGACGCGCTGTCCTCGCAGGCGAACGTGGCCGGATACAAGGCCGTGCTGCTGGCGGCCTCGGAGTCGACGCGCTTCTTCCCGATGCTGACCACCGCCGCGGGCACCGTGAAGCCGGCGACCGTGCTGGTGCTCGGCGTCGGTGTGGCGGGTCTGCAGGCACTGGCCACGGCCAAGCGTCTCGGTGGGCGCACCACCGGCTACGACGTGCGTCCCGAGGTCGCCGATCAGGTCCGCTCGGTCGGTGCGCAGTGGCTCGATCTCGGCATCGACGCCGCCGGTGAGGGCGGCTACGCCCGCGAGCTCACCGAGGACGAGAAAGCCCAGCAGCAGCAAGCTCTCGAAAACGCCATCAAGGGTTTCGACGTGGTCATCACGACCGCGCTGGTACCCGGCAGGCCCGCGCCGCGTCTGGTCACCGCCGCCGCCGTCGAGGGAATGAAGCCCGGCAGCGTGATCGTCGACCTGGCGGGCGAGACCGGCGGCAACTGCGAGCTCACCGAGCCGGGGAAGACCGTCGTCAAGCACGACGTCACCATCGCCTCGCCGCTGAACCTGCCCGCCACCATGCCCGAGCACGCCAGCGAGCTGTACTCGAAGAACATCGCGGCCCTGCTGGAGTTGATGCTGTCCGACGGCGAGCTCGCCCCGGATTTCGGCGACCAGGTGCTCGCCGATTCCTGTGTCACACGTGAGGTGGACGCCTGA
- a CDS encoding NAD(P) transhydrogenase subunit alpha encodes MYTELLANIAILVLSGFVGFAVISKVPNTLHTPLMSGTNAIHGIVVLGALVVLGKMEDPSIGIQIILFVALVFGTLNVVGGFVVTDRMLGMFKGKKPVVQKAGE; translated from the coding sequence ATGTATACCGAACTGCTGGCCAATATCGCGATCCTGGTGCTGTCCGGGTTCGTCGGTTTCGCCGTCATCTCGAAGGTGCCCAACACCCTGCACACCCCGCTCATGTCGGGCACCAACGCCATCCACGGCATCGTCGTGCTCGGCGCGCTGGTGGTGCTGGGCAAGATGGAAGACCCGTCCATCGGCATCCAGATCATCCTTTTCGTCGCCCTGGTGTTCGGCACCCTGAACGTGGTCGGCGGCTTCGTCGTGACCGACCGCATGCTCGGCATGTTCAAGGGCAAGAAGCCGGTCGTCCAGAAGGCAGGCGAGTAA
- a CDS encoding NAD(P)(+) transhydrogenase (Re/Si-specific) subunit beta encodes MDNLVNILYIVAFAMFIYGLMGLTGPKTAVRGNWIAAAGMGLAVVATLISIRDTGNWILIIAGLVVGVALGVPPAKFTKMTEMPQLVAAFNGVGGGTVALIAWAEFLDTTGFSNFKHGEEPTVHIIVGSLFAAIIGSISFWGSLIAFGKLQEILPGRPLGVGKLQQPLNLLLAVGSVAAAVVIGVQAGDGGAAWWWMVLLLVVAGVLGLMVVLPIGGADMPVVISLLNALTGLSAAAAGLALNNTAMIVAGMIVGASGTILTNLMAKAMNRSIPAIVAGGFGGGGAVAAGGGSGEQKQAKATSAADAAIQMAYANQVIVVPGYGMAVAQAQHAVKEMAALLEAKGVEVKYAIHPVAGRMPGHMNVLLAEAEVSYDAMKEMDDVNGEFSRTDVALVIGANDVTNPAAREDASSPIYGMPVLNVDQAKSVIVLKRSMNSGFAGIDNPLFYADHTSMLFGDAKKSVSAVTEELKAL; translated from the coding sequence ATGGACAACCTGGTCAACATTCTCTATATCGTCGCCTTCGCGATGTTCATCTACGGTCTGATGGGCCTGACCGGCCCGAAGACCGCCGTGCGCGGCAACTGGATCGCCGCCGCCGGTATGGGTCTGGCCGTCGTGGCCACCCTCATCTCCATCCGGGACACCGGCAACTGGATCCTGATCATCGCGGGCCTGGTGGTCGGTGTCGCACTGGGTGTGCCGCCCGCCAAGTTCACCAAGATGACCGAGATGCCGCAGTTGGTCGCGGCGTTCAACGGTGTCGGCGGCGGCACCGTCGCGCTCATCGCGTGGGCCGAATTCCTCGACACCACCGGCTTCTCGAACTTCAAGCACGGCGAGGAGCCGACCGTCCACATCATCGTGGGCTCGCTGTTCGCCGCGATCATCGGCTCGATCTCGTTCTGGGGCTCGCTGATCGCCTTCGGCAAGCTGCAAGAGATCCTGCCCGGCCGCCCGCTCGGCGTCGGCAAGCTGCAGCAGCCGCTGAACCTGCTGCTGGCGGTCGGTTCCGTCGCGGCCGCGGTCGTCATCGGCGTCCAAGCCGGCGACGGCGGCGCGGCCTGGTGGTGGATGGTGCTGCTGCTGGTGGTCGCCGGCGTGCTCGGCCTGATGGTCGTGCTGCCGATCGGCGGCGCGGACATGCCCGTGGTCATCTCGCTACTCAACGCGTTGACCGGTCTGTCGGCGGCCGCGGCGGGTCTGGCGCTGAACAACACCGCCATGATCGTGGCGGGCATGATCGTCGGCGCGTCCGGCACCATCCTGACCAACCTGATGGCCAAGGCCATGAACCGGTCCATCCCGGCGATCGTCGCGGGCGGCTTCGGCGGCGGCGGCGCGGTCGCGGCCGGCGGCGGCTCCGGCGAGCAGAAGCAGGCCAAGGCCACCTCGGCCGCCGACGCCGCGATCCAGATGGCCTACGCCAACCAGGTCATCGTGGTTCCCGGCTACGGCATGGCGGTGGCGCAGGCCCAGCACGCGGTCAAGGAGATGGCGGCGCTGCTGGAGGCCAAGGGCGTGGAGGTCAAGTACGCGATCCACCCGGTCGCCGGCCGTATGCCCGGCCACATGAACGTGCTGCTGGCCGAGGCCGAGGTGTCCTATGACGCGATGAAGGAGATGGACGACGTCAACGGCGAGTTCTCGCGCACCGACGTCGCCTTGGTGATCGGCGCCAACGACGTCACCAATCCCGCGGCTCGCGAGGACGCGTCCAGCCCGATCTACGGCATGCCGGTGCTCAATGTCGACCAGGCCAAGAGCGTCATCGTGCTCAAGCGCTCGATGAACTCCGGTTTCGCCGGTATCGACAACCCGCTGTTCTACGCCGACCACACCTCGATGCTGTTCGGCGACGCCAAGAAGTCCGTCAGTGCGGTCACCGAGGAGTTGAAGGCGCTCTAG
- a CDS encoding MFS transporter — MRGVFGETAQQDTGLRFARAAVFTVFGVNGFLLAMWVVHIPAVTDRTGVSHSALGMFILLMAGAGIVGMRVAGPLADRFGSRALVGAAAAVAALAVVGPGLATGPLGLGIALACFGFGNGALDVSMNAQAVHLERAYRRPIMSAFHALFSGGGLLGSLLGAAALRAGMDLRVTLVLACVAGLALVGLCVPRLLADSDTTATPPATPAGAGSTVAVVPATLLDPPASAATPSTTESASHATPPQPHPAANASTPHRSAHVGDDRAAQQHPVTPANEGTLAGPPAVDPFEAPGTQRARQRHGRKVLALGVIAFAVLLTEGVAADWSTLQMRERLGVDDATAALAFAAFSVTMTGGRLVADRVSGSFGPVAVVRYGMLLAALGTATIMISPWTPLTLTGWALCGLGLSGSVPQIFTAAGNLGSGTAATDMSRVFALGYVGLLAGPASIGGLTELVPLSVAMVVPLIAVLICALSADVVDTRRSSTP; from the coding sequence ATGCGGGGAGTCTTCGGGGAGACAGCACAGCAGGACACCGGATTGCGATTCGCGCGCGCCGCCGTGTTCACCGTCTTCGGCGTGAACGGATTTCTGCTGGCGATGTGGGTGGTGCACATTCCCGCCGTCACCGACCGCACCGGCGTCTCCCACTCCGCGCTCGGCATGTTCATTCTGCTGATGGCCGGCGCGGGCATCGTCGGGATGCGGGTGGCCGGACCGCTGGCCGACCGGTTCGGCAGTCGCGCGCTCGTGGGAGCCGCCGCCGCAGTCGCCGCGCTCGCCGTGGTCGGCCCCGGTCTGGCAACGGGTCCGCTCGGGCTGGGAATCGCGCTCGCCTGCTTCGGCTTCGGCAACGGCGCGCTGGACGTGTCGATGAACGCGCAGGCGGTGCACCTGGAACGGGCCTACCGGCGGCCCATCATGTCGGCCTTCCACGCGCTGTTCTCCGGCGGCGGGCTGCTCGGATCGCTGCTGGGCGCGGCGGCGCTGCGCGCCGGTATGGATCTTCGGGTGACCCTGGTGCTGGCCTGCGTCGCCGGTCTGGCGCTGGTGGGGCTGTGCGTGCCACGACTGCTCGCCGACTCCGACACCACGGCGACACCCCCAGCGACCCCAGCCGGTGCAGGCTCGACGGTCGCGGTGGTCCCCGCGACACTGCTCGATCCGCCCGCGAGCGCCGCAACACCGAGCACCACCGAATCCGCAAGCCACGCCACCCCGCCACAGCCGCACCCGGCCGCGAACGCCTCGACCCCGCACCGCAGTGCGCACGTGGGCGATGACCGCGCGGCGCAACAGCACCCGGTCACGCCCGCGAACGAGGGCACGCTTGCCGGGCCGCCCGCGGTGGATCCGTTCGAGGCCCCCGGCACGCAGCGAGCGCGGCAGCGGCACGGGCGAAAAGTGCTGGCGCTCGGCGTGATCGCCTTCGCGGTACTGCTCACCGAAGGTGTGGCCGCCGACTGGAGCACGCTGCAGATGCGCGAACGCCTCGGTGTGGACGATGCCACCGCCGCGTTGGCCTTCGCCGCGTTCTCGGTGACCATGACCGGCGGGCGGCTGGTCGCCGATCGGGTGAGCGGCTCATTCGGTCCGGTAGCGGTGGTCCGCTACGGCATGCTGCTGGCCGCCCTCGGCACGGCCACGATCATGATCTCGCCGTGGACGCCGCTGACGCTGACCGGCTGGGCGCTGTGCGGGCTGGGATTGTCCGGCAGCGTTCCGCAGATCTTCACCGCCGCCGGGAATCTGGGGTCGGGCACGGCGGCCACGGACATGTCGCGGGTCTTCGCCCTCGGCTACGTCGGGCTACTGGCAGGGCCCGCGTCGATCGGTGGACTGACCGAACTGGTTCCGCTGTCCGTCGCGATGGTGGTGCCGCTGATCGCGGTGCTGATCTGCGCGCTGTCGGCCGATGTGGTGGACACGCGCCGGTCATCGACGCCGTAG
- a CDS encoding acyl-CoA thioesterase, whose amino-acid sequence MPTRWADNDHYGHVNNVTYYSYFDTAVNAWLMHATGTDIRELPALGVVVQTSCQFTGSVSFPDQLRVGLRVSRLGRSSITYDLGLYKEVGEELELSATGTFVHVYVDAETRRPIEIPEVIRAAAAEIVMR is encoded by the coding sequence ATGCCGACCCGCTGGGCCGACAACGACCACTACGGACACGTGAACAACGTGACCTACTACTCGTACTTCGACACCGCGGTGAACGCCTGGCTCATGCATGCCACCGGCACCGACATCCGGGAGTTGCCCGCTCTCGGAGTGGTGGTGCAGACGTCCTGCCAGTTCACCGGTTCGGTCAGCTTCCCCGACCAGTTGCGGGTCGGCCTACGGGTCTCCCGGCTCGGGCGTTCCAGCATCACCTACGACCTGGGGCTCTACAAGGAAGTCGGCGAGGAACTGGAGCTGTCGGCCACCGGCACTTTCGTGCACGTCTATGTCGACGCCGAGACCCGCAGGCCGATCGAGATCCCCGAGGTCATCCGGGCCGCGGCCGCCGAGATCGTCATGCGGTGA
- a CDS encoding SDR family oxidoreductase gives MDIAGKVAIVTGAGGGIGAALAHRLAEGGAKVVVADLDGASAVHVAESIGAAAIAMAGDVADEQLIRALIERANTEFGPVDLYFANAGIGGGPGLDSTDEQWSAALEVNVLAHVRAARLLVPGWVERGEGYFVSTASAAGLLTQLGSAPYSVTKHAAVGFAEWLSVAYGDQGVRVSCVCPMGVDTRLLQGELVPGDEAAAALAIKAVTSAGTVLTPEEVAEVIVAGVDAEQFLILPHPEVLEMYRRKGADYDRWLAGMRRFQSALLGEVGTVTA, from the coding sequence ATGGATATTGCGGGCAAGGTGGCCATCGTGACGGGCGCGGGCGGGGGAATCGGGGCGGCACTCGCGCACCGGCTCGCCGAGGGAGGGGCGAAAGTCGTCGTCGCCGATCTCGACGGGGCGAGTGCGGTGCACGTCGCGGAATCGATCGGCGCCGCCGCGATCGCCATGGCGGGCGACGTGGCCGACGAGCAGCTGATCCGGGCACTGATCGAACGGGCGAACACCGAATTCGGGCCGGTGGACCTGTATTTCGCCAATGCGGGCATCGGCGGTGGGCCCGGCCTCGACAGCACCGACGAGCAGTGGTCGGCCGCGCTCGAGGTCAATGTGCTCGCGCATGTGCGGGCGGCGCGGCTGCTGGTGCCGGGCTGGGTCGAGCGCGGCGAGGGCTACTTCGTTTCGACGGCCTCGGCCGCGGGACTGCTCACCCAGCTCGGGTCGGCGCCGTATTCGGTGACCAAGCACGCCGCGGTCGGGTTCGCGGAGTGGCTGTCGGTGGCCTATGGCGACCAGGGCGTGCGGGTCAGCTGCGTGTGCCCGATGGGCGTGGATACCCGGCTGCTGCAGGGCGAGCTGGTGCCCGGCGACGAGGCGGCGGCCGCGCTGGCGATCAAGGCGGTCACCAGCGCCGGGACCGTGCTCACGCCGGAGGAGGTCGCCGAGGTGATCGTCGCGGGCGTCGACGCCGAACAGTTCCTGATCCTGCCGCATCCGGAGGTGCTGGAGATGTACCGGCGCAAGGGCGCCGACTACGACCGCTGGCTGGCGGGGATGCGCCGCTTCCAGTCCGCGCTGCTCGGTGAGGTCGGCACGGTCACCGCATGA
- a CDS encoding Lrp/AsnC family transcriptional regulator, which translates to MTSSDEVETTIDATDARMLLALIETPRATGVELATRLGLSRNTVQARLARWEATGVLAGIERRVRPRTLGYPLAAFVSVVLDQHRLEPIVAALAEIPEVTEVCGMTGRIDLTVRIVARDAEDLYRLAEEILQIPGVERTDMALVMRELVGPRTAPLLERLGGTT; encoded by the coding sequence ATGACCAGTTCGGACGAGGTCGAGACCACCATCGATGCCACCGATGCCCGCATGCTGCTCGCCTTGATCGAGACCCCGCGCGCCACCGGGGTCGAACTGGCCACCCGCCTCGGGCTGTCCCGCAACACTGTGCAGGCCCGGCTGGCGCGCTGGGAGGCCACCGGTGTCCTGGCGGGCATCGAACGCCGGGTACGGCCGCGCACGCTGGGCTACCCGCTGGCGGCGTTCGTCTCCGTCGTGCTCGACCAGCATCGGCTGGAACCGATCGTGGCCGCGCTGGCCGAGATCCCCGAAGTCACCGAGGTGTGCGGGATGACAGGGCGCATCGATCTCACGGTGCGGATCGTGGCGCGCGACGCCGAGGACCTCTACCGGCTCGCCGAGGAGATCCTGCAGATTCCCGGCGTGGAGCGCACCGACATGGCGCTGGTCATGCGTGAACTCGTCGGCCCGCGCACCGCACCGCTGCTGGAACGCCTCGGCGGGACGACCTGA
- the pdhA gene encoding pyruvate dehydrogenase (acetyl-transferring) E1 component subunit alpha, which translates to MPQLPEPHRSGKPEYPVQLIQPDGARVLDREHAALVADIGPAQLRDLYADMVIARRIDLEATALQRQGQLGLWPPLLGQEAAQVGSARALHPDDYVFCSYREAAVALCRGVRPAEITRMWRGVAHHCWDPRAVGMTNPNIIVGSQGLHATGYAYAAQLDGAEIATIAYFGDGASSQGDIAEALGFAASWTAPVVFFCQNNHWAISAPVRVQSATPIARRAYGYGMPGVQVDGNDVLAVLAVTRQAVARARAGGGPSFIEALTYRMGPHTTADDPTRYRAAAETEQWSRRDPVDRLRRLLERESLWDQGFDTEVTARADAAAAELRRATLTMPDPDPSALFEHVYADPHPLIDEQRREFARSEGTLP; encoded by the coding sequence ATGCCCCAACTGCCCGAACCGCATCGGTCCGGTAAACCCGAGTATCCGGTGCAACTGATCCAGCCCGACGGCGCCCGGGTGCTCGATCGCGAACACGCGGCCCTGGTCGCCGACATCGGACCTGCCCAGCTGCGCGACCTGTACGCCGACATGGTGATCGCCCGCCGGATCGACCTGGAAGCCACCGCGCTGCAACGCCAGGGCCAGCTCGGCCTGTGGCCGCCGCTGCTCGGTCAGGAAGCCGCCCAGGTCGGCTCGGCGCGCGCGCTGCACCCCGACGACTACGTTTTCTGCAGCTACCGGGAAGCCGCCGTCGCCCTGTGCCGGGGAGTACGACCCGCCGAGATCACCCGGATGTGGCGCGGCGTCGCCCATCACTGCTGGGATCCGCGGGCGGTCGGCATGACCAATCCGAACATCATCGTCGGTTCGCAGGGCCTGCACGCCACCGGATACGCCTACGCCGCTCAGCTCGACGGCGCCGAGATCGCCACCATCGCCTACTTCGGCGACGGCGCGAGCAGCCAGGGCGACATCGCCGAGGCGCTCGGTTTCGCCGCGAGCTGGACCGCGCCGGTGGTGTTCTTCTGCCAGAACAACCACTGGGCGATCAGCGCCCCGGTCCGGGTGCAGAGCGCCACCCCGATCGCGCGCCGCGCCTACGGCTACGGCATGCCCGGCGTCCAGGTGGACGGCAACGACGTGCTCGCCGTCCTGGCCGTCACCCGGCAGGCGGTAGCCCGCGCCAGGGCGGGCGGCGGTCCGTCGTTCATCGAGGCCCTGACCTACCGGATGGGCCCGCACACCACCGCCGACGACCCGACCCGATACCGCGCCGCCGCCGAGACCGAACAGTGGAGCCGCCGCGATCCCGTCGACCGGCTGCGCAGGCTGCTGGAACGGGAGTCGCTGTGGGACCAGGGGTTCGACACCGAGGTCACCGCACGCGCCGACGCGGCCGCCGCGGAACTGCGCCGCGCCACCCTGACCATGCCGGACCCGGACCCCTCGGCCCTGTTCGAGCACGTCTACGCCGATCCGCACCCGCTGATCGACGAGCAGCGGCGCGAGTTCGCCCGATCCGAAGGAACCCTGCCATGA
- a CDS encoding alpha-ketoacid dehydrogenase subunit beta, with protein sequence MTATTFAGALNAAMRRALEDDPKVVLMGEDIGRLGGVFRVTDTLQKDFGQHRVIDTPLAESGIVGTAFGMALRGYRPVCEIQFDGFVYPAFDQIISQVAKIHYRTGGKVSAPLTIRIPFGGGIGSVEHHSESPEAYFAHTAGLRVVSPSTPADAYQMLRQAIAAPDPVIFFEPKRRYWDKAEVDFDADPDLPLHTARVCRRGTDITVLAYGGTVATALAAADIAAGEGRSVEVVDLRSLAPLDIDTVAESVCRTGRLVITHEAPVFGGLGAEIAARVTERCFYHLEAPVQRVGGYDIPYPPAKLEKYHLPDPDRILDAVDRSLAA encoded by the coding sequence ATGACCGCCACCACCTTCGCGGGCGCCCTCAACGCGGCGATGCGCCGGGCGCTGGAAGACGATCCGAAGGTCGTGCTGATGGGCGAGGACATCGGCAGGCTCGGCGGCGTGTTCCGGGTGACCGACACGCTGCAGAAGGATTTCGGGCAACACCGGGTGATCGACACCCCGCTGGCCGAATCCGGAATCGTGGGCACGGCCTTCGGTATGGCGCTGCGCGGCTACCGGCCGGTGTGCGAGATCCAGTTCGACGGCTTCGTCTACCCGGCCTTCGATCAGATCATCTCCCAGGTCGCCAAGATCCATTACCGGACCGGGGGAAAGGTCAGCGCTCCGTTGACGATCCGCATCCCGTTCGGTGGCGGCATCGGCTCGGTCGAACATCATTCCGAGTCACCGGAGGCCTACTTCGCCCACACCGCGGGCCTGCGGGTGGTCTCGCCGAGTACCCCCGCCGACGCCTATCAGATGCTGCGCCAGGCCATCGCCGCCCCGGATCCGGTGATCTTCTTCGAACCCAAACGGCGCTACTGGGACAAGGCCGAGGTCGACTTCGACGCCGACCCCGACCTGCCGCTGCACACGGCTCGCGTCTGCCGTCGCGGCACCGACATCACCGTCCTGGCCTACGGCGGCACCGTCGCCACCGCGCTGGCCGCCGCCGACATCGCCGCAGGGGAAGGCCGCTCCGTCGAGGTCGTCGACCTGCGCAGCCTCGCCCCGCTGGATATCGACACCGTCGCCGAATCCGTGTGCCGCACCGGCCGTCTGGTGATCACCCACGAAGCGCCGGTCTTCGGTGGCCTCGGCGCCGAGATCGCCGCCCGCGTCACCGAGCGCTGCTTCTATCACCTGGAGGCCCCCGTCCAGCGTGTCGGCGGCTACGACATCCCTTATCCGCCCGCCAAACTGGAGAAATACCACCTGCCCGACCCGGACCGCATCCTCGACGCGGTCGACCGCTCGCTCGCCGCCTGA
- a CDS encoding 2-oxo acid dehydrogenase subunit E2: MHDHGAILEFRLPDLGEGLADAELISWSVGVGDHVDLNQIIAEVETAKAVVALPCPYAGTVAELLAEPGETVPVGAALIRVRDEGANEHAFTAIASAGGAPAEEPLAGRGGSATGGRGDTGRDAGKAGGAPDTAPADGDGSAPANGGPAPGDGSADSRASVLVGYGPQGEFRSRRRAPARPGAVEEGASGSRTDAESAADGGAAVDSGLAARVSAESGSAGRGAESGRAGQVAEPGSAGPAAESGSAGQVAEPGSVDRVTEPGGVGEVPGEPRSGGRVPAVPAARLLAKELGVDLGRTAGSGPGGAVTVADVRAAATTSTTRAGRTTAAQDERERDLEDREIRTPVTGVRKRTAAAMVASATTIPQAGTFLTVDCTAAMEVIEHLRATASFTGLPLTPLTLVAKAVIAALAEYPAVNAHWDERAQQIVTKKYVNLGIAAATERGLLVPNVKQAQAMSLRSLCEAIGRCVQAAREGAATPADLTGGTFTVTNVGVFGVDAGIPLVNPGEAAILCLGAITRRPWVHEERLAIRWVTTLALSFDHRLVDGELAARFLATVGELLTDPLALLSR, translated from the coding sequence GTGCACGACCACGGCGCCATCCTGGAATTCCGGCTGCCCGACCTGGGGGAGGGCCTCGCCGACGCGGAACTGATCTCCTGGTCGGTCGGCGTCGGCGACCACGTGGACCTCAATCAGATCATCGCCGAGGTGGAGACCGCCAAAGCCGTTGTCGCCCTGCCCTGCCCGTATGCGGGCACAGTGGCCGAACTGCTGGCCGAGCCGGGGGAGACGGTGCCGGTGGGCGCGGCCTTGATCCGGGTCCGCGACGAGGGCGCGAACGAACACGCCTTTACCGCGATCGCCTCGGCGGGCGGCGCGCCCGCCGAGGAACCCCTCGCCGGACGCGGCGGCTCCGCCACCGGTGGTCGGGGGGACACCGGCCGTGACGCCGGGAAGGCCGGCGGTGCTCCTGATACGGCGCCCGCCGACGGCGACGGATCGGCCCCCGCGAACGGGGGTCCGGCACCCGGCGACGGATCCGCCGACAGCCGTGCATCGGTGCTCGTCGGCTACGGACCGCAGGGCGAGTTCCGTTCACGTCGGCGCGCTCCCGCCCGCCCCGGGGCCGTCGAGGAAGGGGCTTCGGGCAGTCGGACGGACGCCGAATCCGCAGCCGATGGAGGCGCGGCGGTCGACTCGGGCCTCGCGGCGCGAGTATCGGCGGAATCGGGTAGCGCAGGCCGGGGCGCCGAGTCGGGCCGGGCCGGGCAGGTCGCGGAGCCGGGCAGTGCCGGCCCGGCGGCTGAATCGGGGAGCGCCGGGCAGGTGGCTGAGCCGGGAAGCGTGGACCGGGTGACCGAACCGGGCGGCGTGGGGGAGGTACCGGGGGAGCCGCGCAGTGGCGGGCGGGTACCCGCAGTTCCGGCCGCGCGGTTGCTCGCGAAGGAGTTGGGCGTGGACCTCGGCCGGACCGCCGGTTCGGGTCCGGGCGGCGCGGTGACCGTCGCGGACGTTCGTGCAGCCGCGACCACATCCACCACCCGGGCCGGGCGGACAACCGCGGCGCAGGACGAGCGGGAGCGCGATCTCGAAGATCGCGAAATCCGCACTCCGGTCACCGGTGTGCGCAAACGGACCGCCGCCGCGATGGTCGCCAGCGCGACGACCATCCCGCAGGCGGGCACCTTCCTCACCGTCGACTGCACCGCCGCCATGGAGGTGATCGAGCACCTGCGCGCCACGGCCTCGTTCACCGGCCTTCCACTGACCCCGCTGACCCTGGTCGCCAAGGCCGTGATCGCCGCGCTCGCCGAGTATCCCGCCGTGAACGCGCACTGGGACGAGCGGGCGCAGCAGATCGTCACCAAGAAGTACGTCAACCTGGGTATCGCCGCCGCCACCGAACGCGGACTGCTCGTCCCCAATGTCAAACAGGCGCAGGCGATGAGCCTGCGCTCGCTGTGCGAGGCGATCGGCCGCTGCGTCCAGGCGGCGCGTGAGGGCGCCGCCACCCCCGCCGATCTCACCGGCGGCACCTTCACTGTCACCAATGTCGGCGTCTTCGGCGTCGATGCGGGAATTCCGCTGGTCAACCCGGGAGAGGCGGCGATCCTCTGCCTCGGAGCCATCACCCGGCGGCCGTGGGTCCACGAGGAGCGACTGGCGATCCGCTGGGTCACCACGCTGGCGTTGAGCTTCGACCATCGGCTCGTCGACGGCGAACTCGCCGCACGCTTTCTGGCCACCGTCGGCGAACTGCTGACCGACCCGCTCGCGCTGCTCAGCCGATGA